In Microtus pennsylvanicus isolate mMicPen1 chromosome 12, mMicPen1.hap1, whole genome shotgun sequence, the following proteins share a genomic window:
- the Nipal1 gene encoding magnesium transporter NIPA3 has protein sequence MGGQLRLPPGEPCQEGYVLSLVCPNSSQAFCEITNVSQLLPYPVLYTDLNSTLTNVSISANVENKYSLYAGLALAISSSIFIGSSFILKKKGLLQLANKGITRAGQGGHSYLKEWVWWAGLLSMGAGEAANFAAYAFAPATLITPLGALSVLVSAILSSYFLNEHLNIHGKIGCILSILGSTVMVIHAPQEEEVTSLHEMEIKLKDPGFVSFALIVSVISLVLIVLVAPKKGQTNILVYIAICSLIGAFSVSSAKGLGIAAKELLEWKPVYKNPLVFVLLAVLILSVTTQINYLNKALDTFNTSLVTPIYYVFFTSMVVTCSAILFQEWYGMKARDVIGTLSGFFTIINGIFLLHAFKNTDITWSELTSTAKMEVLSPNGRQNSYVLLENADSAASGYEDDVTLFSRTDDRNLHKL, from the exons ATGGGGGGTCAGCTGAGGCTGCCGCCCGGAGAGCCCTGCCAAGAAG GTTACGTGCTGTCTCTGGTCTGTCCCAACTCTTCCCAGGCTTTCTGTGAGATCACAAATGTGTCACAGCTGCTGCCTTATCCTGTCCTCTACACGGACCTGAACTCCACTCTAACCAATGTCAGCATTTCAGCAAACGTAGAAAACAAATACAGTCTGTACGCCGGCTTGGCACTGGCCATCAGCTCCAGCATTTTTATCGGCTCAAGTTTCATACTCAAGAAGAAGGGTCTCTTGCAACTGGCCAACAAGGGCATTACTAGAGCAG ggcaAGGTGGACATTCTTACCTCAAGGAATGGGTGTGGTGGGCAGGACTGCTGTCCA tgggggctggagaggcagcgaACTTTGCGGCTTATGCCTTCGCACCTGCCACCTTGATCACGCCCTTGGGGGCTCTGAGTGTTCTCGTGAG tgCAATATTGTCttcctattttttaaatgagcactTGAACATTCATGGAAAAATAGGCTGCATATTGAGCATATTGGGGTCAACTGTGATGGTTATCCATGCCCCCCAAGAGGAAGAAGTCACTTCTTTGCACGAGATGGAAATAAAACTGAAGGATCCAG GGTTCGTGTCCTTTGCTCTGATCGTCTCTGTGATCTCCTTGGTGCTGATCGTGCTTGTGGCACCGAAGAAAGGACAGACAAATATCTTGGTCTACATTGCAATCTGCTCTTTGATCGGAGCCTTTTCAGTTTCTTCTGCCAAGGGCTTGGGCATCGCCGCCAAGGAGCTTTTAGAGTGGAAGCCCGTTTACAAGAATCCCCTAGTCTTCGTCCTGTTGGCTGTGCTTATCCTCTCAGTGACGACACAGATCAACTATCTCAACAAAGCCCTGGACACTTTTAACACATCTCTGGTGACTCCCATTTATTACGTGTTCTTCACATCCATGGTGGTGACGTGTTCTGCCATCTTGTTCCAGGAGTGGTATGGCATGAAAGCCAGAGATGTCATTGGGACCCTGAGTGGATTCTTCACCATCATCAATGGCATCTTCCTTCTACatgcttttaaaaacacagaCATCACCTGGAGTGAGCTCACATCCACTGCTAAGATGGAAGTCCTTTCTCCAAATGGCCGTCAGAACAGCTATGTTTTATTAGAGAATGCAGACAGTGCAGCCTCGGGCTATGAGGATGACGTCACCCTGTTTAGCAGGACTGATGACCGAAATCTCCATAAACTTTGA